The Desulfovibrio sp. JC010 genome includes the window CGCGCTTGATGCTGAGACGGAAAAGCTAGTCGACCAAAATATCCGCAAGCGGGGTTGTACCTGCCTGATTATAGCCCACCGTCTCTCTACAATCCGCGATGCGGACCTGATTGTCGCTTTGCAGGGCGGTAGGGAAATGGAACGGGGAACCTATGCGGAATTAATGGACAGGGACGGCTTCTTCGCCCGACTGGTGAACAGGAGTTGAGGTCGGATATGAATTTTGACAACAAAAATCGCGAAGAAAGGCTGGCTCACAGAAAAGCGCAGGACCGCAGCAGGCTGGACTCTGCTGTGGGGGAACTTGCTTCGGTTCTAAAGGGCGGGAAAAAGTCCGGTCGGGTCATGGATGAGTCTGCTCCCCCTTTGGTCAAAGCCGCCACCATGACCGCAGAAGCTGCCGGGATTAATTTTGAATATCCTGCTGAGAAAATTACCGATGATGTGCGGCTGGATGATTTGGCTCGTTGCGGCGGTTTCCGTTATCGGCACGTTATTTTGAAAGGGAACTGGTGGACAAAGGACAACGGTCCGCTTTTGGCTTTTCTGGAAGACGGCAACAAACCTGTGACCCTGTTGCCGCTGTCCCGACGCAGTTATGAGCTTGTTCATCCTGATTCAGGGGAAAGGGTCAGGGTTTCAAAAGAGATCGCCGCGTCCCTCTCCGGTCCGGCCTACATGTTTTACCGTCCTTTTCCGCATAAGCCGCTTAATATTTATTCCCTGTTTTCCTATGCAATCAAGGGCTGTGTAGGCGATCTGGGCATGGTCATTACCGCCGGATGCCTTTCAGCCATATTCGGCCTGCTGACCCCGGTCATGACTGGATATATAGTCAGCACGGTCATCCCGGAAACATCACGCAGTCAGCTTCTTCAGATCGGTTTAATCCTCGCCTGCTGTGCCCTGTGCATGGGATTTTTCAAGATGACCAGAGCCGTAGCGCTGGTCCGGTTGGAAGGGCGTATGGATATCGCCACCCAGGCCGGAATCTGGGACCGTATCCCGGCCCTGCCGGTGCCCTTTTTCAGGAAATACACCGCCGGGGACCTTGCCAACCGCAGCATGAGCATCAACTCCATCAGGCAGATATTGTCCGGGGTGGCGGTCAACTCCCTGCTGTCCGGGTTCTTTTCCATTTTCAGCTTCGGGCTCATGCTCTACTATAGCCCCAAACTCGCTCTGGTGGCCTTGGTCATGGTCCTTTTAGGTTCTGCGGTCTGCGCTGTGGCAGGAGTCTACACGATTCGTTACCAGCGTGAGAGATATGATCTTTCCGGCAAAATGACCGGACTGGTCCTGCAATTCATCACCGGGGTGGCCAAACTCAAAGTCACCGGAGCCGAAGACCGGGCCTTTGCCAAGTGGGCAGAAATCTATGCCGAAGACTCGCGTATGGATTACCGGGCCGGATTTGTGGGTGCTCTTCTGGCCTGCTTCAATGCGGCCTTTCCGCTGCTGATCTGGGCGGTGATTTTCTGGTGGTATTTTACAAAAGATTTGAAAACCATGCCTCCCGGCGATTTTCTGGCCTTCCATGCCGCATTCGGTTCTCTGCTGGGGGCCATGCTGCACCTTGCCTCGAGCCTGCCTTCGCTTATGGATGTTGTTCCCCTTTACGAAAGGGCCAAGCCCATCCTTGAAGCATTGCCCGAAATTGATGAATCCAAGAATGATCCCGGCCTCCTGTCCGGCTCAATTGAAGTCAGCAAGATTTCTTTCAGGTATGAACCGGAAAGTCCGCTGGTGCTCAAGGAGCTGGATCTCAAAATCCATCCCGGTGAATTTCTCGCTGTGGTGGGTGGATCAGGGTCCGGTAAATCAACCCTGCTGCGTATACTGCTGGGGTTTGAAAAGCCTGAAGCCGGAGTTGTTTTCTACGACGGCAAGGACCTCGACACACTGGACTTGCGCGAAGTCAGACGTCAGATCGGGGTGGTGCTGCAGGACGGTTCGCTCATGCAGGGCAGCATCTATGAAAATATTGTCGGTTCAAGCGGACTGGGGCTGGAACAGGCTGAACAGGCCGTCACAATGGTCGGCCTAAGCAAGGATCTTGAAGCCATGCCCATGGGCATCCATACTGCGGTGTCCCCCGGTGCGGGGACTTTGTCCGGCGGTCAGCGGCAGCGAATCCTCATCGCCAAGGCTCTGGTCAAGAAGCCGTCCATCCTGTTCATGGACGAGGCCACCAGCGCGCTGGACAATGAAACCCAGCAGATTGTTTCCGACAGCCTTGCCGGACTTGATGTCACACGGCTGGTCATAGCCCACAGGCTTTCCACCATCCGGGAAGCGGACCGCATAGCAGTGCTGGATAAAGGCGTGATTGTTGAAGTTGGGACACACGATGAACTCATGAGCCGAAAAGGGGCCTATTATGAACTGGTTAAACGACAAATCGCTTGATTTTTTCATAGCCGTTTCCATAAATCAAATTTTAAGCCTGTGCGCGGCGATCCTCAGCTGTGCGGTGCTGCTTGTAGCCTCCGGTTGCTCGGATTCCGATCCGGCCCGTGAACGGGCGCAAAAACTGGCGCAGGATAACGGTCCCATCCAACTGTCCATGATCGGCGACTTCAGCGGTCCGGGCGGTCCCATGCTCAAGGGAATGGGCCTCGCGCTGGAAGAAATCAATTCCGGCAAAGGGCTGTTGGGCCGCAAAATAATGCTGCAAAAAAACGACATCAAAAATACTGCCAAAGATGCTCTTGAAGCCTCGCAATCAGTTGCCGACAACACTTTGGTCAGCGCAGCTGTAAGTCGCTTTACCCCGGAGGTAGGCATGCCTTCCGCTGTGCTGCTGCAATATTACGGACTGCTCCATTTTTGCACCGTATCAAGCCATACCCGGATCACCCGGCAGGGGTTCGACAAGGCCTTTAAAATTGTCCCTGACGACTTGAGAACGGTTGAATTCCTTGCCCGTTTCTGCGCCAAGAAGCATTTCAAAAACATCATCATCCTGCAAAGCGATGATGAATATGGCCGGGATATGGCCAACAGGTTTGAGAACGCAGCCAAGAATGCGGGCGTAACGATTCTTGAGCGCATGATTTACAACGTGGTCAACACTGAAAATGAGATCAAACGCGACCTTGAACTCTGGCGGGACCAGGTCAAGGAGGGAGCCATACTGCTGCTCGGCGTACCGCAGTACGCCCAGCCGGTGCTGCGATTGATTGATGAAATGAATCTCAAGGCTCCGGTGCTGGGAACTTCGGCCCTTGATGAACCGGAAATTTTCAAAGCCGCAGGCGATGAAACCATTTATGTGCGTACTTATTTCAATCCACAGTCACAAACCGGATTGGTGAAAAAGTTCGTGCAGGACTATACAAGGAAAAACGGTACACCGCCAACTTCGCAGGCCGGAATCGGATATGACGCGGTGAAACTATTTTCATGGGCCGCTGCAAAAGCCGGGACCACCGATCCTGAAAAACTTGCCCGGCTTCTGCACGGAGATGAACATTTTACGGGATTGGCCGGTAAATTCAGGTTTGACCGCCACGGCAATTTCAGTCCGTCAAAGATATATTTCAGGAAACAATCCGGGAACCGGACCGAGTACTTGGTCCACAACATCAATTAAGCAGGAGGGATCATGTCTAAAGAAAACGCAATGAATTGGATTTTGAAGCTGCATGAAGATGAAGAATTGCGCAAAGAGGCCGAAGCTGCGGGAAACTTTGAGTCCAGGCAGAATCTCGCAGCAAAACATGGTTTTGAATTCAGCAGGGAAGATATCGAGTACGCCATATCCGCATGTCTGGGGCAATTGTCGGATGATGATTTGGGTGCTGTCTCAGGCGGTGCAACGAACAGTGACCAGCAGCCTGCTTCGATAATAAACGTACACCATCATGGAGGCAGCATCGCGCGAAAGCTTGCCGGCTTTGCTCCCGATGCAGCTGAAGTGATTGTCGCGGCATTGTAGAAAAACGCATCCTCGGCAGGAGAAATTTTTTAATGAATTATAGAGGAAAGGAGTATTCCGCCCGGAAAAACTCCGGGCGGGAAACTCCCCGATACATGGAGACCGAACAGGTGCTGGAGCTGATCCGCCCGACGCTTAAACGCATCGGTGTGACCAGCCTGTCGAATTTCACGAATATGGACCGCATCGGCATACCGGTGGCCATAGCGGTGCGACCCGCGTCAACATTGCTTTCCGTTTCCTTCGGCAAGGGGCTTAGCAAAAAACAGGCTATGGTTTCGGCTGCCATGGAGAACATCGAACGCTACGCCGGAACTGAAACCCAACTGGACTGGTTTTACGGAACCTACAGGGAAGTGGAAGCTGAACATACGGTCATCCCCGAAGATCAATTGCTCTTGTGCCGGGAGTCCTTTTTTCATAAAGACCTGAAACTGCGCTGGACCCTTGGCTGGGATATTGTTTCCAAACAGGAAGTAGCGGTTCCATTGTCACAGGCGACCCTGCTTACGGGCCGGATCAACGAAAGTTCCATGTATGTTTTCCAGTCCAGTTCCAACGGCCTTGCCGCCGGGGTGCATTTTGCCGAGACCGTGGCCCAGGGATTGACCGAGGTAATAGAACGTGACGCCCTGGCCTGCCACGGGCTGCTCTCCGCATTGCGGGGCGTGAAACATCCTCTGTACAGGGTTGATCTCAAGACCATCCCTTATCCGCTGGTTCGGGATGTTTTGGAGAAATTCCGGACTGCCGGGGTGGAGTGCATGCTTTTTGACTGCACTGCCCATGATTTGAAAATCCCCACATACACCTGCCAGATATTTGATAAAAAGCAAACCCATACAGGCATGGCCATGGGCTACGGGGCCAACCTGAACCCGGAAACAGCCATGCTCAGGTCAATGACCGAATCCGTGCTGGGACGCTCGGAAGCCATGCAGGGGGTACGCGAAAATTTTTTCCCGGACGACTATCAGTTCAATAAAATTTCAGACTCACTGGAACGTAAGGAAGAATATCTAAACATTGAGCCGACGACTGACGGCAACATGTATGCTGATCGTTCCGGGGAGTCCTTTCACGGGGACATTGAAACAATGGTCAATATTCTGAAGGCCAAAGGGTTTGAGCAGGTTATTGTTCTGGATATGACCCCGTCCGAGTCCGATG containing:
- a CDS encoding NHLP bacteriocin export ABC transporter permease/ATPase subunit codes for the protein MNFDNKNREERLAHRKAQDRSRLDSAVGELASVLKGGKKSGRVMDESAPPLVKAATMTAEAAGINFEYPAEKITDDVRLDDLARCGGFRYRHVILKGNWWTKDNGPLLAFLEDGNKPVTLLPLSRRSYELVHPDSGERVRVSKEIAASLSGPAYMFYRPFPHKPLNIYSLFSYAIKGCVGDLGMVITAGCLSAIFGLLTPVMTGYIVSTVIPETSRSQLLQIGLILACCALCMGFFKMTRAVALVRLEGRMDIATQAGIWDRIPALPVPFFRKYTAGDLANRSMSINSIRQILSGVAVNSLLSGFFSIFSFGLMLYYSPKLALVALVMVLLGSAVCAVAGVYTIRYQRERYDLSGKMTGLVLQFITGVAKLKVTGAEDRAFAKWAEIYAEDSRMDYRAGFVGALLACFNAAFPLLIWAVIFWWYFTKDLKTMPPGDFLAFHAAFGSLLGAMLHLASSLPSLMDVVPLYERAKPILEALPEIDESKNDPGLLSGSIEVSKISFRYEPESPLVLKELDLKIHPGEFLAVVGGSGSGKSTLLRILLGFEKPEAGVVFYDGKDLDTLDLREVRRQIGVVLQDGSLMQGSIYENIVGSSGLGLEQAEQAVTMVGLSKDLEAMPMGIHTAVSPGAGTLSGGQRQRILIAKALVKKPSILFMDEATSALDNETQQIVSDSLAGLDVTRLVIAHRLSTIREADRIAVLDKGVIVEVGTHDELMSRKGAYYELVKRQIA
- a CDS encoding ABC transporter substrate-binding protein, which translates into the protein MNWLNDKSLDFFIAVSINQILSLCAAILSCAVLLVASGCSDSDPARERAQKLAQDNGPIQLSMIGDFSGPGGPMLKGMGLALEEINSGKGLLGRKIMLQKNDIKNTAKDALEASQSVADNTLVSAAVSRFTPEVGMPSAVLLQYYGLLHFCTVSSHTRITRQGFDKAFKIVPDDLRTVEFLARFCAKKHFKNIIILQSDDEYGRDMANRFENAAKNAGVTILERMIYNVVNTENEIKRDLELWRDQVKEGAILLLGVPQYAQPVLRLIDEMNLKAPVLGTSALDEPEIFKAAGDETIYVRTYFNPQSQTGLVKKFVQDYTRKNGTPPTSQAGIGYDAVKLFSWAAAKAGTTDPEKLARLLHGDEHFTGLAGKFRFDRHGNFSPSKIYFRKQSGNRTEYLVHNIN
- a CDS encoding Nif11-like leader peptide family RiPP precursor — translated: MSKENAMNWILKLHEDEELRKEAEAAGNFESRQNLAAKHGFEFSREDIEYAISACLGQLSDDDLGAVSGGATNSDQQPASIINVHHHGGSIARKLAGFAPDAAEVIVAAL
- a CDS encoding YcaO-like family protein, whose protein sequence is MNYRGKEYSARKNSGRETPRYMETEQVLELIRPTLKRIGVTSLSNFTNMDRIGIPVAIAVRPASTLLSVSFGKGLSKKQAMVSAAMENIERYAGTETQLDWFYGTYREVEAEHTVIPEDQLLLCRESFFHKDLKLRWTLGWDIVSKQEVAVPLSQATLLTGRINESSMYVFQSSSNGLAAGVHFAETVAQGLTEVIERDALACHGLLSALRGVKHPLYRVDLKTIPYPLVRDVLEKFRTAGVECMLFDCTAHDLKIPTYTCQIFDKKQTHTGMAMGYGANLNPETAMLRSMTESVLGRSEAMQGVRENFFPDDYQFNKISDSLERKEEYLNIEPTTDGNMYADRSGESFHGDIETMVNILKAKGFEQVIVLDMTPSESDVPVVRVIVPGLEGCHDMTYSCFGKRAYEYVREVSA